One window from the genome of Magnolia sinica isolate HGM2019 chromosome 4, MsV1, whole genome shotgun sequence encodes:
- the LOC131242173 gene encoding F-box/kelch-repeat protein SKIP6-like, with the protein MSEETDSDHSPVNTSPCGTLPPLIPNLPDDISLQCIARVPRSFHPNLSLVSRSFHSLLRSPLFYTVRSHLNISQHFLYITIRTPRPSSSFLYFYLDPNSPKRRLVPLPPPPIPAIGSSSAVLGPRLFLLGGSVNEIPTARVWIFDARFNRWEPGPRMRIAREFSAAGVVDGKIYVLGGCPVDSWARSTSWAEAFDPAVGSWAGVPSPADVQAKWMHGNAVLDGKVYAMADRGGMVFDPVAGTWCSVSKRLDLGWRGRAAVVDGILYCYDYLGKIRGYDGKEDKWKQLKGVDSELPSFLCGAALANAGGRLCVIWEGKRKGKEMEIWSAEINVFKDSGGGLSGVVLWSEVVMAVLSESSVVNCVAVGL; encoded by the coding sequence atgAGCGAGGAGACAGATTCCGATCACTCTCCAGTCAATACATCGCCGTGCGGCACATTGCCACCTCTCATCCCAAACCTCCCAGACGACATATCGCTCCAGTGCATAGCGCGGGTCCCACGCTCCTTCCACCCCAACCTCTCCCTCGTCTCACGCTCATTCCACTCTCTCCTCCGCTCTCCTCTCTTCTACACTGTCCGATCTCATCTCAACATCTCTCAGCACTTCCTCTACATCACCATCCGTACTCCCCGCCCTTCCTCTTCCTTCCTATACTTCTATCTCGACCCCAACTCCCCCAAGAGAAGGCTCGTCCCCCTCCCTCCACCGCCCATACCAGCCATCGGATCATCCTCCGCCGTTCTCGGCCCTCGGCTCTTCCTCCTCGGCGGGTCCGTCAACGAGATTCCCACCGCCCGCGTCTGGATATTCGACGCCCGCTTCAATCGATGGGAGCCAGGCCCCCGAATGAGGATCGCCCGCGAATTCTCCGCCGCCGGGGTCGTGGACGGGAAGATCTACGTTCTCGGCGGCTGCCCGGTCGACTCATGGGCCAGGTCGACGTCATGGGCGGAGGCATTCGATCCAGCCGTTGGATCGTGGGCGGGGGTCCCCAGCCCGGCCGATGTCCAGGCTAAATGGATGCATGGGAATGCGGTTCTTGATGGGAAGGTCTATGCGATGGCAGACCGCGGCGGCATGGTCTTTGATCCGGTGGCGGGCACGTGGTGTTCTGTGTCGAAGAGGCTCGATCTGGGGTGGAGAGGGAGGGCCGCCGTGGTAGATGGAATATTGTATTGCTATGATTATTTGGGGAAGATCAGAGGGTATGATGGGAAGGAAGATAAATGGAAGCAATTGAAGGGGGTAGATAGTGAATTGCCGAGCTTCCTATGTGGGGCAGCTCTGGCGAATGCTGGGGGTAGGCTGTGTGTGATTTGGGAAGGGAAAAGGAAGGGTAAGGAGATGGAGATCTGGTCCGCCGAAATTAATGTTTTTAAGGATAGTGGGGGAGGGCTGTCCGGAGTGGTCCTCTGGTCGGAGGTTGTGATGGCGGTTCTGAGTGAGTCGTCAGTTGTGAACTGCGTGGCGGTTGGACTGTGA
- the LOC131242171 gene encoding 4-alpha-glucanotransferase, chloroplastic/amyloplastic isoform X2, whose product MAISRSPSILSSSDQLLPLSFYNTFLTSRSRSRSINPNICSFSGSVRSLGLKSEARRRRRTFFEIDATFVENAIGVGDDLPGDYEWWFPKKDPIERRRAGVFLHPSSLPGPYGIGDLGREAFRFLDWLHEAGCSVWQVLPLVPPGRKSNEDGSPYSGQDANCGNTLLVSLEELVKDGLLTKEELPEPTDEEYVGFATVADIKDPLIAKAAKRLIGSQGELKMQLEDFCRDPEISGWLEDAAFFAAIDNGLNTLTWYEWPEPLKNRHLAALEDIYQSQKDFIDTFIAQQFLFQRQWQKVRNYAKMKGIKILGDMPIYVGYHSADVWANRGMFLLDRNGFPTLVSGVPPDAFSKTGQLWDSPLYDWKAMEKDRFAWWVQRIKRALNLYDEFRIDHFRGLAGFWAVPSESKVAMVGRWKAGPNKAFFDAILKAVGKINIIAEDLIVGWWENLPNEEKSTALKYLGMTKADDISWAMIQSAVSSVARTAIIPMQDILRLGSSARMNTPATQLGNWRWRMPSSRSCDKLGAEAREMKDLLSLYNRL is encoded by the exons ATGGCTATATCTCGCTCTCCCTCCATTCTCTCTTCCTCCGACCAACTTCTTCCTCTCAGCTTCTACAATACTTTTCTCaccagccgcagccgcagccgcagcatcAACCCCAATATCTGCTCTTTTTCCGGTTCGGTACGCTCGCTAGGGCTGAAATCTGAAGCTCGAAGGAGAAGAAGAACGTTTTTCGAGATCGATGCTACCTTTGTGGAAAATGCCATCGGTGTCGGAGACGATTTGCCTGGTGATTATGAATGGTGGTTTCCGAAGAAGGATCCGATTGAGCGGAGGAGAGCAGGGGTTTTTCTCCATCCGAGTTCGTTGCCTGGGCCGTACGGTATCGGAGATCTCGGGAGAGAGGCGTTCCGGTTCTTGGATTGGCTTCATGAAGCTGGATGCTCCGTTTGGCAG GTTCTTCCTCTTGTTCCTCCAGGGAGAAAGTCTAATGAAGACGGGTCACCCTATTCAGGCCAG GATGCAAATTGTGGTAACACGCTTTTGGTTTCTCTTGAAGAGCTTGTTAAAGACGGGCTGTTAACAAAGGAAGAACTCCCAGAACCAAC GGATGAGGAGTATGTAGGTTTCGCTACTGTTGCTGACATAAAGGATCCTCTAATAGCCaag GCTGCAAAGAGGCTCATCGGAAGTCAAGGCGAACTCAAAATGCAGCTTGAGGATTTCTGTAGAGATCCTGAGATTTCAG GCTGGCTTGAGGATGCAGCTTTTTTTGCAGCTATTGACAACGGTTTAAACACATTAACTTGGTATGAGTGGCCTGAACCTTTAAAAAATCGCCATCTTGCTGCCTTGGAAGATATTTACCAAAGCCAGAAAGATTTT ATAGATACATTCATTGCACAACAGTTCTTATTTCAAAGGCAGTGGCAAAAAGTTCGCAATTATGCGAAGATGAAAGGTATCAAAATTTTGGGAGACATGCCTATTTACGTAGGTTATCATAGTGCAGACGTTTGGGCGAACAGAGGAATGTTTTTGCTG GACAGGAATGGTTTTCCTACTCTTGTAAGTGGCGTTCCTCCTGATGCCTTCAGCAAAACTGGTCAACTATGGGACAG CCCTCTATATGATTGGAAAGCTATGGAAAAAGACAGATTTGCTTGGTGGGTACAGCGAATAAAGCGGGCACTTAATCTATATGATGAATTCAGGATAGACCATTTCCGAGGACTTGCTGGCTTTTGGGCTGTTCCTTCTG AATCCAAGGTAGCAATGGTTGGAAGATGGAAG GCTGGACCAAACAAAGCCTTCTTTGATGCCATCCTCAAAGCTGTTGGAAAGATCAATATCATTGCAGAAGACTTG ATTGTAGGTTGGTGGGAGAACTTGCCGAATGAAGAGAAGTCCACT GCACTGAAGTATCTTGGCATGACAAAAGCAGATGAtatctcatgggcaatgattcaATCTGCTGTATCGTCAGTTGCCCGAACTGCCATCATACCCATGCAAGATATCCTTAGATTAGGGAGCTCTGCTAGGATGAATACTCCTGCAACACAG TTGGGAAATTGGCGCTGGAGGATGCCTAGCTCAAGGAGCTGTGACAAGTTGGGAGCAGAAGCAAGGGAAATGAAGGATCTGCTCTCACTGTACAATAGGCTGTGA
- the LOC131242171 gene encoding 4-alpha-glucanotransferase, chloroplastic/amyloplastic isoform X1 — MAISRSPSILSSSDQLLPLSFYNTFLTSRSRSRSINPNICSFSGSVRSLGLKSEARRRRRTFFEIDATFVENAIGVGDDLPGDYEWWFPKKDPIERRRAGVFLHPSSLPGPYGIGDLGREAFRFLDWLHEAGCSVWQVLPLVPPGRKSNEDGSPYSGQDANCGNTLLVSLEELVKDGLLTKEELPEPTDEEYVGFATVADIKDPLIAKAAKRLIGSQGELKMQLEDFCRDPEISGWLEDAAFFAAIDNGLNTLTWYEWPEPLKNRHLAALEDIYQSQKDFIDTFIAQQFLFQRQWQKVRNYAKMKGIKILGDMPIYVGYHSADVWANRGMFLLDRNGFPTLVSGVPPDAFSKTGQLWDSPLYDWKAMEKDRFAWWVQRIKRALNLYDEFRIDHFRGLAGFWAVPSESKVAMVGRWKAGPNKAFFDAILKAVGKINIIAEDLGVITEDVVRLRKAIGAPGMAVLQFAFGSGSDNPHLPHNHEHDQVVYTGTHDNDTIVGWWENLPNEEKSTALKYLGMTKADDISWAMIQSAVSSVARTAIIPMQDILRLGSSARMNTPATQLGNWRWRMPSSRSCDKLGAEAREMKDLLSLYNRL; from the exons ATGGCTATATCTCGCTCTCCCTCCATTCTCTCTTCCTCCGACCAACTTCTTCCTCTCAGCTTCTACAATACTTTTCTCaccagccgcagccgcagccgcagcatcAACCCCAATATCTGCTCTTTTTCCGGTTCGGTACGCTCGCTAGGGCTGAAATCTGAAGCTCGAAGGAGAAGAAGAACGTTTTTCGAGATCGATGCTACCTTTGTGGAAAATGCCATCGGTGTCGGAGACGATTTGCCTGGTGATTATGAATGGTGGTTTCCGAAGAAGGATCCGATTGAGCGGAGGAGAGCAGGGGTTTTTCTCCATCCGAGTTCGTTGCCTGGGCCGTACGGTATCGGAGATCTCGGGAGAGAGGCGTTCCGGTTCTTGGATTGGCTTCATGAAGCTGGATGCTCCGTTTGGCAG GTTCTTCCTCTTGTTCCTCCAGGGAGAAAGTCTAATGAAGACGGGTCACCCTATTCAGGCCAG GATGCAAATTGTGGTAACACGCTTTTGGTTTCTCTTGAAGAGCTTGTTAAAGACGGGCTGTTAACAAAGGAAGAACTCCCAGAACCAAC GGATGAGGAGTATGTAGGTTTCGCTACTGTTGCTGACATAAAGGATCCTCTAATAGCCaag GCTGCAAAGAGGCTCATCGGAAGTCAAGGCGAACTCAAAATGCAGCTTGAGGATTTCTGTAGAGATCCTGAGATTTCAG GCTGGCTTGAGGATGCAGCTTTTTTTGCAGCTATTGACAACGGTTTAAACACATTAACTTGGTATGAGTGGCCTGAACCTTTAAAAAATCGCCATCTTGCTGCCTTGGAAGATATTTACCAAAGCCAGAAAGATTTT ATAGATACATTCATTGCACAACAGTTCTTATTTCAAAGGCAGTGGCAAAAAGTTCGCAATTATGCGAAGATGAAAGGTATCAAAATTTTGGGAGACATGCCTATTTACGTAGGTTATCATAGTGCAGACGTTTGGGCGAACAGAGGAATGTTTTTGCTG GACAGGAATGGTTTTCCTACTCTTGTAAGTGGCGTTCCTCCTGATGCCTTCAGCAAAACTGGTCAACTATGGGACAG CCCTCTATATGATTGGAAAGCTATGGAAAAAGACAGATTTGCTTGGTGGGTACAGCGAATAAAGCGGGCACTTAATCTATATGATGAATTCAGGATAGACCATTTCCGAGGACTTGCTGGCTTTTGGGCTGTTCCTTCTG AATCCAAGGTAGCAATGGTTGGAAGATGGAAG GCTGGACCAAACAAAGCCTTCTTTGATGCCATCCTCAAAGCTGTTGGAAAGATCAATATCATTGCAGAAGACTTG GGAGTAATCACGGAGGATGTAGTTCGGTTGAGGAAAGCTATTGGAGCACCAGGAATGGCTGTTCTCCAATTTG CGTTTGGGAGTGGCTCAGACAATCCTCATTTGCCTCATAACCATGAACACGATCAAGTTGTATATACTGGCACTCATGACAATGACACA ATTGTAGGTTGGTGGGAGAACTTGCCGAATGAAGAGAAGTCCACT GCACTGAAGTATCTTGGCATGACAAAAGCAGATGAtatctcatgggcaatgattcaATCTGCTGTATCGTCAGTTGCCCGAACTGCCATCATACCCATGCAAGATATCCTTAGATTAGGGAGCTCTGCTAGGATGAATACTCCTGCAACACAG TTGGGAAATTGGCGCTGGAGGATGCCTAGCTCAAGGAGCTGTGACAAGTTGGGAGCAGAAGCAAGGGAAATGAAGGATCTGCTCTCACTGTACAATAGGCTGTGA